The Spirosoma foliorum genome has a window encoding:
- a CDS encoding family 1 glycosylhydrolase codes for MVTQFLFATGIENSNPTIQGGTYRQDELAKCGHYQHWQTDFDLVEQLGIRFLRYGPPIHTTFLGQGKYDWAFADLTFGELRKRDIVPIVDLCHFGVPDWIGNFQNPDFPALFAGYARAFAQRFPWVQLYTPVNEMYICHVITRQYHDRYRLPVMHTETNLWQGPNGDEAVNWLWKEWANVLRVRNDGVPMIGFTWYSLTDQVDWDSALRENNGNVNPLGLCDLNRQIRPVGQAYKQLISDWKQVLPAQSVCLEVPIVMPSESNQPWAYQKQTEAKQARQRVANAVSKDNQTIE; via the coding sequence ATGGTTACCCAATTTCTGTTTGCCACCGGCATCGAAAATAGCAATCCAACCATTCAGGGCGGCACCTATCGCCAGGATGAATTAGCCAAATGCGGACACTACCAGCACTGGCAAACCGATTTCGACCTGGTCGAGCAACTAGGCATTCGTTTCCTGCGCTACGGACCGCCCATTCATACCACATTTCTTGGCCAAGGAAAATACGACTGGGCTTTTGCCGACCTAACCTTTGGTGAGTTGCGTAAGCGTGATATCGTCCCCATTGTGGATCTGTGTCATTTTGGGGTACCTGATTGGATTGGCAATTTCCAGAATCCCGATTTTCCCGCTCTTTTTGCGGGCTATGCTCGCGCGTTTGCACAACGCTTTCCCTGGGTTCAACTTTACACACCCGTCAACGAGATGTATATCTGTCATGTCATCACGCGCCAGTACCATGACCGGTATCGTCTGCCAGTCATGCATACCGAGACGAATCTTTGGCAGGGGCCCAATGGCGACGAAGCCGTGAACTGGCTTTGGAAAGAGTGGGCCAACGTCCTGCGGGTACGGAATGATGGCGTACCCATGATTGGTTTTACCTGGTATTCTCTGACGGATCAGGTCGACTGGGATTCGGCGCTACGGGAAAATAATGGCAACGTTAATCCGCTTGGCTTATGTGATCTTAATCGTCAGATTCGCCCAGTCGGTCAGGCCTACAAGCAACTTATCAGTGACTGGAAGCAAGTGCTGCCAGCCCAAAGTGTTTGTCTTGAGGTACCTATTGTGATGCCCAGTGAGAGCAATCAGCCGTGGGCCTACCAGAAGCAAACCGAGGCAAAGCAGGCACGTCAGCGTGTAGCTAATGCCGTTTCTAAAGACAACCAAACAATTGAATAG
- a CDS encoding transcriptional regulator, producing MIFPSLSRLILILLIVRPLFFQPAKAQVDTLFRLSPDLRIFRLFQKQAPYYSIGHTPYLKNAQDSARAFAQLDRLATFAQNQDDDRLFWTVQLHKILCRHELVKAMGKPSSVLLAAQPYMDKCPVPVVQAAYWHHRGRYAYETQQFDEGFRWLLRAQQTFEQIGYEHIPEINDYLYNLGAEYYFFGEYKTCIHYLLSSFYYPPLVERIGIAAHNTVGLCYQHLHQYGKAQAYFFQTLRLAGKHGDSAYVAIANSNIGHLLLLQNKSRLALPYLYKGYQFSFQRRHEYQVPENAALTALYVAQALLNLDSTQKARTYLIHSTRLFTNRPWSDYDLQYYQVQTQYYKKVGNFRLATIYLDSLRGIENSQRTLFNTRLLAASQSQVNAERYLNDLRKLEASQSKAVWVRNMVLLVAVLLILAGIYAFRQNQQKRWQEKQVLLAQQQRAEQLLAQYMVNIQEKNHLIDTISAQIDPDELAHPTRPSIKSLQNRVILTEDDWQQFKELFEDVYPNFFSVILSRYPDLTKAEIRLLVLSKLQIDTTQMSRILGISPESIHKTTYRLRKKLGISGKINLNNLFENESTTQS from the coding sequence ATGATTTTCCCTAGCCTGTCCAGACTAATCTTAATACTACTAATTGTCAGGCCATTATTTTTTCAGCCCGCCAAAGCCCAGGTCGATACCTTGTTTCGGCTTAGTCCCGATCTGCGGATTTTTCGCCTGTTTCAGAAGCAGGCGCCTTATTACTCCATTGGGCATACGCCCTATCTGAAGAACGCGCAGGATTCAGCCCGCGCATTCGCCCAACTCGATCGGCTGGCCACCTTTGCCCAAAATCAGGATGACGACCGTCTGTTCTGGACCGTACAACTTCATAAAATCCTGTGCCGGCATGAACTTGTCAAAGCAATGGGCAAACCCTCTTCGGTTTTACTAGCCGCTCAGCCCTACATGGACAAGTGCCCGGTTCCCGTCGTTCAGGCCGCCTACTGGCACCATCGGGGTCGGTATGCCTATGAAACCCAACAATTCGACGAAGGGTTTCGGTGGCTGCTACGGGCTCAGCAGACCTTTGAGCAGATTGGTTATGAGCACATTCCCGAAATTAATGACTACCTCTATAACTTGGGGGCAGAATATTATTTCTTTGGTGAGTACAAGACCTGCATTCACTATCTGCTGAGCTCTTTCTACTACCCACCCCTAGTCGAACGAATCGGGATTGCCGCTCACAATACGGTTGGTCTTTGCTACCAGCACCTCCATCAGTATGGTAAAGCACAGGCGTACTTCTTCCAAACCCTGAGGCTGGCTGGTAAGCACGGAGACTCGGCCTATGTGGCCATTGCCAATTCGAATATAGGCCATTTACTGCTGCTACAGAACAAGTCCAGGCTGGCCCTGCCCTATCTGTATAAAGGCTACCAATTTAGCTTTCAACGCAGACATGAGTACCAGGTACCTGAGAATGCAGCCCTGACAGCCTTATATGTGGCTCAGGCCTTATTGAATCTGGATAGTACCCAGAAAGCCAGGACTTACCTTATTCACTCGACCCGATTGTTTACTAACCGCCCCTGGTCGGACTATGATCTACAGTATTATCAGGTCCAGACTCAGTATTACAAAAAAGTGGGCAACTTCCGGCTGGCGACCATCTACCTGGATTCGCTCCGGGGAATAGAAAATTCTCAGCGGACCCTGTTCAATACCCGCCTGCTGGCAGCTAGTCAAAGTCAGGTTAACGCCGAGCGGTACCTGAATGATCTGCGCAAGCTGGAGGCTAGTCAGAGCAAGGCGGTGTGGGTACGCAATATGGTCCTCCTTGTTGCTGTGCTACTGATTCTGGCTGGGATCTATGCCTTTCGGCAAAATCAGCAGAAACGCTGGCAGGAAAAGCAGGTGTTACTGGCCCAACAGCAACGTGCTGAACAATTGCTAGCTCAATATATGGTTAACATTCAGGAGAAGAACCACCTTATAGACACCATTTCAGCTCAAATCGACCCCGATGAGCTAGCCCATCCAACACGACCCTCCATTAAAAGTTTACAGAATCGGGTTATTTTGACCGAGGACGACTGGCAGCAGTTCAAGGAACTGTTTGAAGACGTTTATCCGAATTTTTTCTCGGTTATTCTAAGTCGCTATCCTGACTTAACCAAAGCTGAAATCCGCCTGCTTGTCCTCTCCAAACTCCAGATCGATACTACTCAGATGAGCCGAATTTTAGGCATTTCACCCGAATCGATTCATAAAACAACGTATCGGTTGCGAAAGAAACTAGGGATCAGTGGCAAGATAAACCTAAACAACCTGTTCGAAAACGAGTCCACAACGCAATCTTGA
- a CDS encoding class I SAM-dependent methyltransferase: MKEEPLDLSGTASIFHFHKTLIERHGAGTTRALGWRKIEGQWMRFEKLSQIGDLSGHSVLDAGCGHADLFAFLKKRFSSITYYGCEQIPELLQIATQRYQRENNVLLLQGSFLDTTMPMTDFVLASGSLTYRHSDDEFVYKAIETLFAKCRIALGFNLLSGGVEPNTLLRSYSPDEILQFCQTLSKTVQLQVGYWPDDFTIFLYKE, encoded by the coding sequence ATGAAGGAAGAGCCGCTAGATCTATCTGGTACAGCTAGTATTTTCCATTTTCACAAAACGTTGATCGAACGGCATGGTGCTGGTACAACCCGGGCATTGGGGTGGCGGAAAATTGAAGGCCAGTGGATGCGCTTTGAAAAATTAAGCCAAATAGGTGATCTAAGCGGGCACTCTGTACTAGATGCCGGATGTGGGCACGCAGATCTTTTCGCCTTTTTAAAGAAAAGGTTTTCGTCAATTACGTATTATGGATGTGAACAAATACCTGAATTACTCCAGATAGCCACCCAACGATATCAACGTGAGAATAATGTACTCCTACTACAAGGGAGCTTTCTCGATACAACGATGCCCATGACCGATTTTGTGTTGGCTAGTGGATCACTTACTTATCGGCATAGTGATGACGAGTTTGTTTATAAGGCTATTGAAACCCTATTTGCCAAATGTCGTATCGCCTTAGGATTTAACTTGTTGAGTGGAGGAGTCGAACCCAACACGCTGCTGAGGTCTTACTCTCCCGATGAAATACTCCAATTTTGTCAGACCCTATCAAAAACGGTGCAACTCCAGGTTGGCTATTGGCCAGATGATTTCACCATTTTCCTATACAAAGAATGA
- a CDS encoding dihydrofolate reductase family protein, whose translation MRTVTFTMNTSLDGYCDHTMFNPSEEVLEYFTETLREVDLLFFGRFMYQLMFPYWADVAQKQSGTAAENRFAQRLSSIDRVVMSSSLNSIDDKTRLVRSHPAEELLKLKQQRGNKISVDSVSLLPELIQAGLIDEFQLVVHPVMVGQGRPLLHGGSLQEKLKLKLVDTIAFKSGSVALHYLKQ comes from the coding sequence ATGAGAACGGTAACATTCACTATGAATACTAGCCTGGATGGCTATTGCGATCACACGATGTTCAACCCTAGTGAAGAGGTGCTGGAGTATTTCACGGAAACGTTGAGGGAGGTAGATCTGCTCTTTTTCGGTCGTTTCATGTATCAGCTTATGTTTCCCTATTGGGCTGATGTGGCCCAAAAACAATCCGGCACAGCGGCTGAAAATAGATTTGCCCAACGACTGTCGTCGATCGACCGAGTGGTTATGTCAAGCTCATTAAACAGCATAGATGATAAGACACGCCTTGTTAGGAGCCACCCGGCCGAAGAACTCCTCAAACTGAAGCAGCAACGGGGCAACAAAATTTCGGTGGACAGTGTAAGTTTACTTCCTGAATTGATCCAAGCCGGTCTTATCGATGAATTTCAGTTGGTAGTTCATCCAGTCATGGTGGGACAGGGGAGACCCTTGCTTCATGGGGGAAGCCTTCAGGAAAAGCTTAAGTTAAAGCTGGTTGATACGATTGCTTTCAAATCCGGCAGTGTGGCGCTTCACTATTTGAAACAGTGA
- a CDS encoding pyridoxamine 5'-phosphate oxidase family protein: MDTTPFHPGEQQIQARAGEEHIARRNGQLIANRIPNGALKFVEKQPFVVAASLDSQQAMWVSLLAGQSGFLKAESPEVVQLNTDYLLSAKDDRFWANVSYHPVAGLLFIELSSRKRLKVNGRVTVSPNETSLTIRVQEAFPLCPRYIQRREVDVTTLAQPTDQVSLIGSQLTPELHDWIAGADTFFVGSAHDDDHLDVSHRGGKPGFVQVLDSQTLLIPDYNGNGMFNSMGNFSVNPRAGLLFVNFETGDSLQLTGHADVQFTESAADDPTGGTGRYWQFHLHNWARQSSLSGLNWTFLEYSPFNI, encoded by the coding sequence ATGGACACAACCCCATTTCATCCGGGCGAACAGCAAATACAAGCCCGAGCGGGCGAAGAGCATATTGCTCGCCGAAACGGCCAGCTTATTGCCAACCGCATACCAAATGGAGCGTTAAAATTTGTCGAAAAACAACCCTTTGTTGTGGCCGCCAGTCTGGATAGTCAGCAAGCTATGTGGGTATCGCTGCTGGCGGGTCAGTCGGGCTTTCTGAAAGCCGAAAGCCCTGAAGTTGTTCAGTTGAACACCGATTATCTGCTATCAGCCAAGGATGATCGCTTCTGGGCGAACGTGTCCTATCATCCAGTGGCTGGCCTGCTTTTCATCGAACTGAGTTCCCGGAAGCGCTTGAAAGTAAACGGACGGGTGACAGTTTCTCCCAATGAGACTAGTTTGACCATACGCGTACAGGAAGCCTTTCCCCTTTGTCCCCGCTATATCCAGCGACGGGAAGTGGACGTAACTACCCTCGCCCAGCCGACAGACCAGGTTAGCTTGATAGGCTCTCAACTAACCCCTGAACTGCACGATTGGATTGCTGGGGCGGACACCTTCTTTGTGGGTAGCGCTCATGACGACGACCACCTGGACGTGAGCCATCGGGGTGGAAAGCCAGGGTTTGTCCAGGTTCTCGATAGCCAAACCCTGCTGATTCCTGATTACAATGGTAATGGTATGTTCAATTCGATGGGAAACTTTTCGGTCAATCCCCGAGCGGGGCTCCTGTTTGTTAACTTTGAGACGGGTGACAGTTTACAACTCACCGGACATGCCGACGTCCAGTTTACCGAGTCAGCTGCCGATGATCCCACCGGTGGGACCGGTCGTTACTGGCAATTTCACCTCCATAACTGGGCTCGCCAATCGAGTCTATCGGGGTTAAACTGGACCTTCTTAGAGTATTCACCGTTTAACATTTAG
- a CDS encoding DsrE family protein, producing the protein MTNHVKTALIILSDPNVGSDDVNGKLFNALAAAYDFKQADQEVTILFQGAGTRWPALLEQPDNPFHGLFEAVKDKVQGVSSGCATVFGADPSGYDLITTNAVPGTSGLPSFVQLQQEGYQIITF; encoded by the coding sequence ATGACGAATCACGTAAAAACAGCCCTTATTATCCTTTCAGACCCTAACGTGGGTTCGGACGACGTAAACGGCAAATTATTCAATGCCCTGGCTGCTGCTTACGACTTCAAACAAGCGGATCAGGAAGTAACGATTCTGTTTCAGGGAGCAGGAACACGCTGGCCAGCCCTACTGGAGCAACCTGATAATCCATTTCATGGTTTATTTGAAGCTGTAAAAGATAAGGTTCAAGGGGTTTCTAGTGGCTGTGCCACCGTTTTTGGTGCTGACCCCTCTGGCTATGATTTGATCACAACGAATGCCGTGCCTGGTACATCAGGGCTCCCCAGCTTTGTTCAACTCCAACAGGAGGGTTATCAAATTATCACGTTCTAG
- a CDS encoding TetR/AcrR family transcriptional regulator, with product MAHAKVEHDVVIDKLMEVFRSSGYDGSSMATLAEATQLKKASLYHRFPQGKQAMAHAVLSYVADWTQTRIVDVLFSASTPKERLEKALKAIDELYDGGRLDCILRALSHGSEANIFQNEIAAVFQLWIDAFTHLALDFGYDQKESDRLAKLAITKIQGTLILARAFGQPSLFTEALDELRSLFTR from the coding sequence GTGGCGCACGCAAAAGTTGAACACGACGTCGTTATCGACAAACTGATGGAGGTCTTCCGCTCATCCGGCTACGACGGTTCGAGTATGGCTACTCTGGCGGAAGCGACCCAATTAAAAAAGGCTAGTCTGTATCATAGGTTTCCACAGGGTAAGCAGGCAATGGCTCATGCCGTGTTAAGCTATGTTGCCGATTGGACTCAAACCAGGATTGTCGATGTACTTTTTTCAGCCAGCACGCCGAAAGAACGTCTGGAAAAGGCCTTGAAAGCCATAGACGAACTGTATGACGGCGGTCGGCTCGACTGCATTCTCAGGGCATTGTCTCACGGATCGGAGGCCAACATTTTTCAGAATGAAATTGCTGCGGTTTTCCAGCTGTGGATCGATGCTTTTACTCATTTAGCCCTTGATTTCGGATACGATCAGAAGGAATCAGACCGGTTGGCAAAACTGGCGATCACCAAGATTCAGGGTACCCTAATTCTGGCTAGAGCTTTTGGGCAGCCATCGCTGTTTACCGAAGCGCTGGATGAATTGAGATCATTGTTTACCAGATAA
- the tpx gene encoding thiol peroxidase, translated as MTGIKNSLHAFKLFFWGLAGIFMTSISLAQTTGTALTLGGKTIHTVGKLPAVGTSIKDFTLTGVDLKDNTLADYKGKYVIMNIFPSVNTGVCSKSVRKFNEDAAGLKNTAVLCISKDLPFAQKAFCGAEGIKNVVMLSDFRTDFGTSYGVQIADGPMKGLLSRAVIVVNPEGKIVYEQQVPEIGQEPDYAAAIAAIK; from the coding sequence ATGACTGGTATTAAAAACTCGTTACACGCCTTTAAACTCTTTTTCTGGGGTCTTGCCGGAATATTCATGACAAGTATTTCGCTAGCTCAAACGACAGGTACGGCCCTTACGCTAGGCGGTAAAACAATTCATACCGTTGGTAAACTACCAGCAGTAGGAACGTCTATTAAAGATTTCACATTGACCGGTGTTGATCTTAAGGATAACACGTTAGCCGATTACAAGGGCAAATATGTGATCATGAATATTTTCCCCAGTGTGAATACGGGTGTTTGTTCCAAATCGGTACGGAAATTTAATGAAGATGCGGCTGGGCTAAAAAACACCGCTGTGCTCTGTATTTCCAAAGATCTACCGTTTGCGCAGAAGGCTTTTTGTGGCGCGGAAGGCATTAAAAATGTCGTGATGCTTTCGGATTTCAGAACAGATTTTGGTACTTCTTATGGCGTTCAAATTGCCGACGGACCCATGAAAGGCCTGTTAAGTCGTGCGGTAATCGTCGTTAATCCCGAAGGGAAAATCGTTTACGAACAGCAAGTACCTGAAATAGGGCAAGAGCCTGATTACGCTGCCGCTATTGCAGCCATCAAGTAA
- a CDS encoding multidrug effflux MFS transporter, whose product MSKKTYFFLILILGSLTALGPFSIDMYLPGFPAIAKDLHTTAAKVSLSLSGFFIGISLGQLLYGPLLDRFGRKKPLYIGLIVYILASAGCASTVSIDGLIFMRVVQAIGSCAAAVASVAMVRDLFPVKDNAKVFSLLLLVVGASPMIAPTVGGYVTAALGWQAVFVILMGMGVAILIAVFFWLPAKYKPDLSISLKPKPILLNFWQVLREPQFYTYAFTSAIAFSGLFAYVSGSPILFMEVFHTDEKVYGWIFAFLSVGFIGSSQINTLLLRRYKSEQIVNVALICQSIVGLTFLAVALAGWLTLSTTIIFLFLYLCCIGYTNPNAAALSLAPFAKNAGSASALMGALQMGMGTLISVFISMFEVPSAIPMVIGMAGAATLALLVLLVGRRTIRTQVEVQQDADAALLH is encoded by the coding sequence ATGTCTAAAAAGACTTATTTCTTTCTTATCCTGATTTTGGGTAGCCTAACGGCGCTAGGACCGTTTTCTATTGACATGTACTTGCCAGGATTTCCCGCCATTGCTAAAGATCTGCATACCACGGCGGCAAAAGTCTCGCTGTCCCTGTCCGGCTTTTTCATTGGTATTTCGTTAGGGCAATTGCTGTACGGCCCATTGCTCGACCGCTTTGGGCGAAAAAAACCGTTATACATAGGCCTGATTGTATACATACTAGCCTCGGCCGGCTGTGCCTCTACGGTAAGTATTGATGGCCTGATTTTCATGCGGGTTGTGCAGGCCATAGGAAGCTGCGCGGCAGCGGTAGCCTCGGTGGCTATGGTGCGCGATTTGTTTCCGGTGAAAGACAATGCGAAGGTATTTTCTCTTCTCCTGCTTGTGGTGGGCGCTTCGCCAATGATCGCGCCAACGGTTGGGGGTTACGTTACCGCTGCGCTGGGATGGCAAGCCGTATTTGTTATTCTGATGGGGATGGGAGTCGCTATTTTGATCGCCGTTTTTTTCTGGCTGCCTGCCAAGTATAAACCCGACTTGTCGATTTCGCTGAAGCCAAAACCGATTTTACTTAATTTCTGGCAGGTCCTACGTGAACCGCAGTTTTATACCTATGCCTTCACCAGCGCCATCGCCTTTTCGGGCCTTTTTGCTTACGTTTCCGGCTCGCCAATTTTGTTTATGGAAGTGTTTCATACCGATGAAAAAGTATATGGCTGGATATTCGCCTTTCTTTCTGTCGGTTTTATCGGGTCAAGTCAGATAAATACTCTACTGCTTCGACGCTACAAGAGTGAACAGATTGTTAATGTGGCGTTGATCTGTCAGTCTATCGTTGGTTTGACATTTCTGGCCGTGGCACTAGCGGGTTGGCTGACGCTTTCGACTACCATTATTTTTCTGTTTCTGTACCTTTGCTGCATTGGTTATACAAACCCCAATGCCGCGGCCTTATCACTGGCTCCTTTTGCCAAAAATGCCGGTAGTGCCTCGGCCTTGATGGGCGCTCTACAAATGGGCATGGGCACCCTAATTTCCGTGTTCATCAGTATGTTCGAGGTGCCTTCGGCTATACCTATGGTGATTGGCATGGCAGGAGCGGCTACACTGGCGTTGCTGGTGCTATTGGTGGGCCGCCGAACGATCCGCACACAGGTTGAGGTTCAACAGGATGCCGATGCTGCTTTACTGCACTGA
- a CDS encoding helix-turn-helix domain-containing protein → MSSVQRIKSVSEFHRLRGLPKPEHPLISVVDYSAIQRTPDMSLVSWVLDFYQISIKRGVSAKLKYGQQEYDFDEGVMFFIAPGQVFRIEADPDPSSQRSGWMLLIHPDFLWNTPLARTIKQYEYFDYSVAEALFLSDKEETIINTIIETIRQEYHANMDKFSQGIIISQLETLLGYAERFYHRQFITRKISNHAILDRLENVLTDYFRQDELIKSGIPSVHYLADALHVSPKYLSSLLKVLTGQTAQQHIHNKLIEQAKEHLSTTDLSVGEIAFALGFEHQQSFSKLFKAKTQLTPLAFRQSFTEN, encoded by the coding sequence ATGTCAAGTGTTCAGCGCATCAAATCCGTCAGCGAGTTTCACCGACTCAGAGGCCTGCCCAAACCCGAACATCCACTCATCAGCGTGGTGGATTACAGCGCCATCCAGCGCACACCCGATATGAGTTTGGTAAGCTGGGTGCTGGATTTTTACCAGATTTCCATTAAACGGGGCGTGTCTGCCAAGCTAAAATACGGTCAGCAGGAATATGATTTTGATGAAGGTGTCATGTTTTTCATTGCCCCTGGTCAGGTATTCCGTATTGAGGCCGATCCAGACCCGAGCAGTCAGCGGTCAGGTTGGATGCTACTGATTCATCCAGACTTTTTGTGGAATACACCCCTGGCCAGGACTATCAAACAATACGAGTATTTTGACTATTCGGTGGCGGAAGCTCTTTTTCTCTCGGATAAGGAAGAGACAATCATTAACACCATCATTGAAACGATCCGGCAGGAGTATCACGCCAATATGGACAAATTCAGTCAGGGAATTATTATCTCCCAGCTAGAAACCTTACTGGGCTATGCCGAGCGCTTTTATCATCGTCAGTTCATCACCCGAAAAATCAGTAACCACGCGATTCTGGACCGTTTGGAAAATGTGCTGACGGATTATTTTCGCCAGGATGAGTTGATAAAAAGTGGGATACCCAGTGTTCACTATTTGGCTGATGCCCTGCATGTTTCGCCCAAGTATTTAAGTAGTTTGTTAAAAGTGCTGACTGGGCAAACCGCCCAGCAGCACATTCATAATAAGCTCATTGAGCAGGCGAAAGAGCATCTGTCCACCACCGACCTTTCGGTGGGCGAAATTGCCTTTGCTTTGGGCTTTGAGCACCAGCAATCCTTCAGTAAGCTATTTAAAGCAAAGACTCAGCTTACCCCACTGGCGTTCCGGCAATCGTTTACCGAAAATTGA
- a CDS encoding SDR family oxidoreductase, producing the protein MKTVLITGANKGIGFETAKQLAELGYFVYIGSRNQQNGQEAVEKLKALGLVNVDFIQIDVAELDSVKEARAELESKIDALDILINNAGISGEQPQSFSTGNMANLRNLFDTNFFGTVQTTQQFLPLLNKSTQPVIINVSSEVGSLTLHAREGKSPNWNLYSAYGSTKTALNAFTIMLANELRGTAFRVNSVTPGYTATDLNQHKGLKTAEEGAKPIVRIATQLDRSDTGKFYKDTGEVPW; encoded by the coding sequence ATGAAAACAGTACTCATAACAGGCGCCAACAAAGGAATTGGTTTCGAAACAGCTAAACAGCTGGCGGAGCTAGGCTACTTTGTTTACATTGGGAGCCGGAACCAACAAAATGGCCAAGAAGCCGTAGAAAAGCTGAAAGCTCTGGGGTTAGTCAATGTCGATTTTATCCAGATTGATGTAGCCGAGCTGGATTCTGTTAAAGAGGCAAGAGCAGAACTGGAATCAAAGATTGATGCCCTGGATATTTTAATCAACAATGCCGGCATCTCTGGCGAGCAGCCTCAGTCATTTTCTACCGGCAACATGGCTAATTTACGCAATCTGTTTGATACCAATTTTTTCGGCACGGTTCAAACGACGCAACAATTCCTGCCGCTGTTGAACAAGTCGACTCAACCCGTTATTATTAATGTATCGAGCGAAGTAGGATCGTTGACCCTGCATGCGCGTGAAGGCAAAAGCCCGAACTGGAATTTATACAGTGCGTATGGATCAACCAAAACGGCCCTGAATGCTTTTACTATTATGCTGGCGAATGAATTGAGAGGAACCGCATTTCGGGTAAACAGCGTGACACCCGGCTATACCGCTACCGACCTCAATCAGCATAAAGGACTCAAAACGGCAGAAGAAGGGGCAAAACCGATCGTGCGTATCGCGACTCAACTGGATAGAAGCGACACCGGAAAATTTTATAAAGACACCGGCGAAGTACCCTGGTAG
- a CDS encoding NmrA family NAD(P)-binding protein, with protein sequence MNIVLTGSLGNIGKPLTQQLVQKGHSVTVISSNATRQKEIEAMGTKAAIGTMQDTDFLTQTFTGADIVYLMETMEAVGDSFDQSVDFIGQITQIGQHYKQAIERSGVNKVIHLSSIGADMDQGNGILLFHYNVEQLLRQLSAEVAIKFIRPVGFYLNMLSFIPTIKRQGAIISNYGGDTKEPWVSPKDIANVISEEMDKSFDGRTVRYVASDEVSPNEIASALGKAIGKPDLRWNVISDEQLLTGWLKIGFNEQVAKGFVELQASQGNGKLYEDYYRNRPVLGAVKLADFANDFALVYHNE encoded by the coding sequence ATGAACATTGTATTAACAGGCTCGCTAGGGAATATTGGCAAACCGCTCACCCAGCAATTGGTGCAAAAAGGGCATTCCGTTACCGTTATTAGCAGTAACGCTACCCGACAAAAAGAGATTGAAGCGATGGGCACAAAAGCCGCCATCGGGACCATGCAGGATACTGACTTTCTGACCCAAACCTTTACTGGTGCCGATATTGTTTACCTCATGGAAACCATGGAAGCCGTCGGAGATAGCTTTGATCAGTCGGTCGATTTCATTGGCCAGATCACTCAGATTGGTCAGCATTACAAGCAGGCTATTGAGCGCTCGGGCGTCAATAAGGTGATACACCTGAGCAGCATTGGTGCGGATATGGATCAGGGGAATGGTATTCTTTTGTTCCATTATAACGTAGAACAGCTCTTACGGCAGCTATCTGCAGAGGTAGCCATTAAATTCATTCGCCCCGTTGGCTTTTACCTCAATATGCTCTCGTTTATACCCACTATTAAGCGGCAGGGAGCCATTATTTCCAACTATGGAGGTGATACCAAAGAGCCGTGGGTATCACCAAAAGACATTGCCAATGTGATTAGCGAAGAGATGGACAAATCGTTTGATGGCCGTACGGTTCGCTATGTGGCCAGCGATGAAGTATCGCCAAATGAAATTGCCAGCGCGCTGGGGAAAGCGATTGGAAAGCCGGATCTACGCTGGAACGTCATTTCGGACGAACAACTACTGACCGGTTGGCTAAAAATCGGATTTAATGAGCAGGTAGCCAAAGGTTTTGTAGAACTGCAGGCCAGTCAGGGTAATGGCAAGTTGTATGAAGACTATTACCGGAATCGGCCAGTGCTGGGAGCCGTTAAACTAGCCGACTTTGCAAATGATTTTGCCCTTGTATACCACAACGAATAA